One genomic segment of Komagataella phaffii GS115 chromosome 4, complete sequence includes these proteins:
- a CDS encoding GTPase, Ras-like GTP binding protein involved in the secretory pathway, giving the protein MALTKYKIVFLGDQGVGKTSLITRFMYDTFNDHYAATVGIDFLSKTLYLDDKTVRLQLWDTAGQERFRSLVPSYIRDSNVAIIVYDTTSKSSFQSVDKWCDDVRNERGENVIICLVANKADLADQRVISTEDGEKKATGLKVDLFIETSTKKGYNVKNLFRKVAKTLLEQDGSPGQDPKIDNDGVEMIDLAEANVENESQCQC; this is encoded by the exons ATGGCTCTAACTAAATATAAAATAGTGTTCTTAGGCGATCAAGGTG TGGGAAAAACTTCCCTAATTACAAGATTCATGTACGACACGTTTAATGATCACTATGCCGCCACTGTTGGAATAGACTTTCTTTCGAAAACTTTGTACCTAGATGATAAGACGGTGAGACTACAGTTGTGGGACACGGCAGGCCAGGAAAGGTTTAGGTCGCTTGTCCCCTCATATATCCGAGATAGCAATGTTGCAATCATAGTTTATGACACAACCAGTAAGAGTTCATTCCAATCAGTTGATAAGTGGTGTGACGACGTACGCAATGAGAGAGGAGAGAATGTAATTATATGTCTTGTTGCAAACAAAGCTGATTTAGCTGATCAACGCGTGATTAGCACTGAAGATGGCGAGAAGAAAGCGACTGGGTTGAAAGTCGATTTATTTATCGAGACGAGTACCAAGAAAGGGTATAATGTAAAGAATCTGTTCCGTAAAGTTGCCAAAACTCTACTGGAGCAAGATGGGAGCCCAGGCCAGGATCCAAAAATAGATAACGATGGTGTTGAAATGATCGATCTAGCAGAGGCAAATGTGGAAAACGAAAGTCAATGTCAATGTTAG
- a CDS encoding UDP-glucose:sterol glucosyltransferase (Sterol 3-beta-glucosyltransferase) produces MSQLRPRDSSAGKSSSPRRTDRNPESIDVNSKGGSEGMTSGLVPGTAPHKEDETEAEDDIDCGRLITSKSLATMLTTASMYAGVSQLDDDAIESSALDEPIPYVPYEEDAESVMSESTVGVDTVRDTDSSEQINPEIDGLVALRKKQQHTLSKFELSVVRKRCSQLSLAGSSSGSTRRNSFTLDNNETTRAVKLCEKLKTTFDLSDDDEFVNDYPCWLLHEVFLQGHIYITSRYLLYFAFLPKRDSTVTMSGALSIRSSTTMRFSVRRWAVLKGNYFRLYANSTERYFPSLNIDLRFLLKVELSNPNLEENKPTVFKLITEARTHYFQADSLDNARSWVTDLRKHIFTAKNSGGHVTIKVPLENILDLSIETLFEASQTLKLKVLESEESYAIDDYYFMFFNNGDQVLDSIRQSMKALGIELTDSDSSESDSDVSGSETNGRSTHRKSKLSRSLSVLTPIPRGIGSIYKPIKSSASGIIGAIKKPQKSATRPFSSVVETVVPNDNDSELKQDHAGDAPKDSEEPSTKPSNWSAKSLVQGFLSTTSSISQSMLFASPMHYNNQLFIERGEEDPYFVTNKEEREVAQSRFRKHFSLPDSEELLASYFCHFQKNIPVYGKVYLGTTCICYRSLFPGTNTTMILPYSDIENVYNLKGFRFGYSGLVIVIRAHEELFFEFGSNESRDDCDLFLLKQLDFTKSHKNAHSEQKRKRNDSIKLAESVQLADARLRYFETRIESDIGREVPIILEENQYSTSEIRSKRRYKFVLLTIGSRGDVQPYISLAKGLLAENHKVKIVTHEEFKPWVESYGIEFATIAGNPAELMSLMVTHKSLSVGFLKEAKEKFTGWIGELLQSSWDACQDADVLIESPSAMAGIHIAEKLQIPYFRAFTMPWTRTRAYPHAFVVPEQKRGGSYNYLTHIIFENVFWKGISGEVNKWREQVLMLPKTNLERLEQNKVPFLYNVSPTVFPPSMDFPHWVKVVGYWFLDEGEADSYDPPKPLLEFMEKAKTDGKKLVYIGFGSIVVSDPKQLTEAVIDAVLSADVRCILNKGWSDRLGKQTGVEVELPEEIYNSGNVPHDWLFGKIDASVHHGGSGTTGATLRAGIPTIIKPFFGDQFFYANRVEDIGVGIGLRKLNSKSLSKAIKEVTTNTRIIEKAKEIGKQIQSENGVSAAIRCLYQEMEYAKKLSKSKQKYWDNQSEDISDDSVSGSWFEV; encoded by the coding sequence ATGTCACAACTCAGACCCAGAGATTCCAGTGCTGGgaaatcttcttccccTCGAAGGACAGATAGAAATCCTGAATCTATCGACGTCAACTCTAAGGGGGGTTCTGAAGGGATGACTTCCGGCCTTGTCCCAGGTACAGCACCTCATaaggaagatgaaactGAAGCAGAGGATGATATTGACTGTGGAAGGTTAATTACCTCCAAGTCGCTGGCTACCATGCTGACAACGGCGAGCATGTATGCCGGGGTGTCCCAattggatgatgatgctATTGAGAGCAGCGCTCTCGATGAGCCAATTCCATATGTTCCATACGAAGAGGATGCTGAAAGCGTAATGTCAGAATCTACTGTTGGTGTTGACACAGTCAGAGACACAGACTCTTCAGAACAAATAAATCCAGAAATTGATGGCCTGGTtgctttgagaaagaaacaacaacacaccctttccaagtttgaactCTCTGTTGTTCGGAAACGATGTTCCCAACTGAGTCTGGCTGGCTCCAGTTCAGGTTCGACGCGCAGGAACAGTTTCACTTTAGACAATAATGAAACTACGAGAGCTGTGAAACTCTGCGAAAAACTGAAAACCACCTTTGATTTGTCTGACGATGACGAGTTTGTGAATGATTACCCTTGTTGGCTGTTGCATGAAGTCTTCCTTCAAGGTCACATCTACATCACATCTAGATACCTGTTATACTTTGCATTTCTTCCGAAAAGAGACTCCACTGTGACCATGTCTGGTGCCTTGTCCATCAGAAGCTCCACAACTATGAGATTTTCTGTCCGACGCTGGGCTGTATTGAAGGGTAACTACTTTCGTCTATACGCCAATTCCACAGAACGGTATTTTCCTTCACTTAATATTGATTTGCGTTTCTTGTTGAAAGTAGAATTGTCAAATCCTAACCTTGAGGAAAATAAGCCTACCGTTTTCAAGTTAATCACAGAAGCACGTActcattattttcaagcAGATTCCCTAGACAATGCTAGATCTTGGGTAACTGATCTCAGAAAACATATATTTACAGCCAAGAATAGCGGTGGTCATGTCACCATCAAAGTACCGCTGGAGAACATACTGGATTTATCAATTGAGAcactttttgaagcatctcaaactttgaaacttAAAGTCTTGGAAAGTGAAGAATCTTATGCTATTGACGACTACTATTTTATGTTTTTCAACAACGGAGACCAGGTTCTAGATAGCATTCGGCAATCCATGAAAGCCCTAGGGATCGAACTTACAGATTCTGATAGTTCTGAAAGTGATAGTGATGTCTCTGGCTCAGAAACTAATGGTCGATCAACTCATCGAAAATCAAAGCTTTCTCGTTCCTTGAGTGTGTTAACACCTATTCCGAGGGGCATTGGAAGTATTTATAAGCCAATCAAAAGTTCAGCTAGTGGCATCATAGGGGCTATCAAAAAGCCGCAGAAATCAGCTACACGTCCTTTTTCGTCAGTAGTAGAAACAGTTGTTCCGAATGACAATGACTCCGAGTTGAAACAAGATCATGCCGGGGACGCTCCAAAGGATTCAGAAGAACCTTCTACCAAGCCAAGTAATTGGAGTGCAAAATCTCTGGTCCAAGGGTTCTTGAGTACTACTTCTTCTATCAGTCAAAGTATGCTCTTTGCTTCCCCTATGCATTACAACAATCAGCTATTTATTGAGCGAGGTGAAGAGGACCCTTATTTTGTTACCAATaaagaggaaagagaaGTTGCACAGTCCAGATTTCGAAAGCATTTTTCCCTTCCTGATTCAGAGGAGCTACTGGCTAGTTACTTCTgccattttcaaaaaaatataCCTGTATACGGCAAAGTATACCTAGGAACAACTTGCATTTGCTACAGATCTTTATTTCCCGGCACAAACACAACTATGATACTTCCATACTCCGATATTGAGAATGTTTATAATTTGAAGGGCTTTAGATTCGGGTACTCTGGGCTTGTCATTGTTATACGTGCGCACGAGgaattattttttgaattcGGTTCTAACGAAAGCCGGGATGATTGTGACCTGTTCCTGCTAAAGCAATTAGATTTTACAAAATCACATAAGAATGCTCATTCAGaacaaaagaggaaacGCAATGATAGTATTAAACTAGCAGAATCTGTCCAACTTGCCGACGCAAGACTCAGGTATTTTGAAACTCGAATAGAGTCTGATATAGGCAGGGAGGTTCCCATAATACTGGAGGAAAACCAGTATTCTACGTCAGAAATTAGATCAAAGAGGAGGTACAAATTTGTGCTATTAACTATTGGTTCTCGAGGAGATGTACAACCCTATATATCTTTGGCGAAAGGTTTACTTGCAGAGAATCACAAAGTCAAGATTGTGACCcatgaagagttcaaaccTTGGGTAGAAAGTTATGGTATCGAATTCGCAACAATTGCAGGTAACCCAGCGGAGCTTATGTCATTGATGGTAACTCATAAGTCATTAAGTGTAGggtttttgaaagaggctaaagaaaaattcaCTGGCTGGATTGGAGAGTTATTGCAAAGCTCGTGGGACGCATGTCAGGATGCTGATGTGCTTATCGAATCGCCTTCCGCAATGGCAGGTATCCATATCGCAGAGAAGTTACAAATTCCCTATTTCCGTGCTTTTACAATGCCATGGACACGAACTAGAGCGTATCCACATGCATTTGTGGTCCCAGAACAGAAAAGAGGAGGTTCTTACAATTATCTCACGCATATAATATTTGAGAATGTCTTTTGGAAAGGTATTTCAGGAGAGGTGAATAAATGGCGTGAGCAAGTCTTAATGCTTCCAAAGACCAATTTGGAGAGATTGGAACAAAACAAGGTACCATTCCTGTACAATGTGTCTCCCACGGTTTTTCCACCATCTATGGACTTTCCTCATTGGGTTAAGGTAGTTGGATATTGGTTTTTGGATGAGGGGGAGGCAGATAGTTATGATCCTCCTAAGCCATTGCTGGAGTTCATGGAGAAGGCTAAGACTGATGGTAAGAAATTGGTATACATTGGATTTGGATCCATTGTAGTTAGTGATCCCAAACAACTGACTGAGGCTGTAATCGACGCGGTGCTCAGTGCTGATGTGAGGTGTATTCTAAATAAAGGCTGGTCAGATAGGTTAGGTAAGCAGACGGGAGTGGAGGTTGAACTACCTGAAGAGATTTACAATTCAGGAAACGTTCCTCACGATTGGTTGTTTGGCAAAATCGACGCGTCCGTTCATCATGGTGGATCTGGAACAACAGGTGCAACACTCCGCGCTGGAATCCCCACCATCATCAAACCattttttggagatcaATTCTTTTATGCCAACAGAGTAGAAGATATTGGAGTGGGTATAGGGCTGAGAAAGTTAAACAGTAAGTCACTTTCCAAAGCTATCAAAGAGGTAACTACAAACACTCGTATCATAGAAAAGGCTAAAGAAATTGGAAAGCAGATCCAGTCAGAAAACGGTGTCTCTGCAGCCATTCGTTGCCTCTACCAGGAGATGGAATACGCCAAGAAACTTTCCAAGAGCAAGCAGAAATACTGGGACAACCAGAGCGAAGATATTAGCGACGACAGCGTAAGCGGATCATGGTTTGAAGTGTAA
- a CDS encoding Putative transcription factor containing a C2H2 zinc finger, with amino-acid sequence MTSPSPPNNKDFNKTNKKRSNRSGSRTFVCTGYPNCSMSFTRSEHLARHIRKHTGERPFKCEYCARKFSRMDNLRQHKQTVHAYENFVISYPGRLGDMQIQEESSAPLVNEVSGPSHRKAELPKAASEGLIPHSSMPRSPPMAASKSESYLSLPNSGPNRMLLSDHSQIPHGKQHENHALPSLNPQQPIQHRPANFYTTNHPQIQPSNQQQDVQNSTVHGFTNSSQPQGLPRFPNVSFLQGASNHQELPNPGPVPSPHPTNENKNKPQLQHNSTSSSSSMNFQPLQFRPMSYRPKPLSSPLPPNNNSKNTPGNLLGAPLSSLPLSQSQSQSQSPFYSSPQQHSTGFVPSSLRRPGTINENASPSSKGSPSQAISVPQTPISTTSSSTASSVGSTHTRFWLNSVLNNNDPVAEPDYGNQNGSPSPTSTSSSTSTLESTKCNIDSLLNE; translated from the coding sequence ATGACATCTCCCTCCCCACCCAATAAcaaagatttcaacaaaacaaacaaGAAACGTTCCAATAGATCTGGTAGCCGGACGTTTGTCTGCACAGGTTATCCCAACTGCAGCATGTCCTTTACACGGTCTGAGCATCTGGCACGACATATTCGCAAGCATACAGGTGAGCGTCCGTTTAAATGTGAATATTGTGCCCGAAAGTTTTCTCGTATGGACAATCTTCGCCAACACAAACAGACAGTGCATGCTTACGAAAACTTTGTCATCTCCTATCCAGGAAGGCTAGGTGATATGCAAATTCAGGAGGAGTCTTCTGCGCCATTGGTAAATGAGGTTTCAGGCCCATCGCATCGCAAGGCCGAACTTCCTAAAGCCGCGTCCGAGGGGCTAATTCCCCATAGTTCAATGCCTCGCTCTCCACCAATGGCGGCCAGTAAGTCGGAAAGTTATCTCTCGTTGCCCAATTCGGGGCCTAACCGAATGCTGCTCTCTGATCATTCACAAATTCCCCATGGAAAGCAACATGAGAATCACGCACTCCCCTCTCTCAATCCCCAACAACCAATTCAACACAGACCTGCCAATTTTTACACGACCAATCACCCCCAAATCCAGCCCTCCAATCAACAGCAAGATGTTCAAAACAGCACTGTTCATGGTTTCACGAATTCATCCCAACCCCAGGGTTTACCCAGATTCCCAAACGTAAGTTTCCTTCAAGGTGCATCGAATCATCAGGAATTACCAAATCCTGGACCCGTGCCCTCTCCACATCCAACAAAtgaaaacaagaacaagCCACAGCTTCAGCATAACAGTACATCTTCCAGttcatcaatgaatttTCAGCCGTTACAGTTTCGTCCGATGAGCTATCGACCGAAACCACTCTCTTCGCCTCTTCCTCCCAACAATAACAGCAAAAACACACCTGGAAACCTACTTGGTGCCCCGTTGTCATCTCTCCCGTTATCTCAATCTCAATCTCAATCACAATCCCCTTTCTACTCCTCTCCTCAACAACATAGCACAGGTTTTGTTCCATCGTCTTTAAGGCGACCAGGCACgatcaatgaaaatgcATCTCCGTCTTCGAAGGGGTCCCCATCACAAGCAATATCCGTCCCCCAAACTCCCATTTCTACCACGTCCTCATCAACTGCATCTTCTGTCGGGTCTACCCATACTAGGTTCTGGCTTAACAGTGTCCTTAACAATAATGATCCCGTGGCAGAACCAGACTACGGAAACCAAAATGGTTCACCCAGCCCTACAAGTACTTCGTCTTCCACATCGACCTTGGAGTCCACAAAATGTAACATAGATTCGCTGCTCAACGAGTAA
- a CDS encoding E3 ubiquitin ligase for Rad6p: MSVEDRKRLVDDNPPQPDHKKPKLPKVLDQLSEPGEMLTQNDIVFFKKEAIWRQMNHFKSNVNLIGSELEKYKSGYAKSVSHLSTVNEWIDQLVAAFLEQGFKVSDEINDKLVVDFDCSPDQEEGEHVSQLLEKLREKRITLIKLFTPLLNSKLGDTSEDTAALKDSLARAHRERSTLIQENKILNSTLKDIKQQYLDIVKVKDRLESKSLSRINGNTEEGQPAENNIKLEPSDGNDSETISTTAAKTETNGTPVNNETTDHDEDLQNNLEKVKLENSLLLQQLQETQQKLSINEKKLHELNLVLNNLSGDMLLKNSVVYSSLYSNYNDLEAKFKELQDADKLNVEIVSKLQANNLDFEKKIVQEFEKEKNLLQKQLAKNEQDLARIRSNRDELLSQVSMLKAEKDKDLLYQELQKLIDIQNARIDQLSAEKQVNEFEDKGEDRDVLLKKIQLLLAELKDIEAVFKKTREIESEKLKQYVDSSSVITKLTTEKNKADQKYFATMRLKDSLAMENKLLKTSLSKSKELIDKNKELIAEYQSKVNILQNELLTTLTELNKKTNVDISTMQKSLNELINSNTILKQQLSLRDAEVENKSLEVLEKDVELKENKRLIESLKFEKEKLTDRIQRYRETKSLGDLDDQSTSLESFRKLVYCDICERNFKKVAVTTCGHTFCKECIDDRINSRMRKCPNCNKPFSKMDVLEIHL, from the coding sequence ATGAGCGTAGAGGACAGAAAACGTCTTGTGGACGATAATCCACCTCAGCCGGATCATAAAAAGCCTAAGCTGCCAAAGGTACTGGATCAGTTGAGCGAGCCTGGTGAGATGTTGACCCAGAATGACAtagtatttttcaagaaggaagcGATATGGCGACAGATGAATCACTTCAAATCTAACGTGAATCTAATCGGTTcagagttggaaaagtacAAATCTGGATATGCTAAAAGCGTTTCTCATTTGAGCACGGTCAATGAGTGGATAGACCAGCTTGTTGCCGCTTTCTTGGAGCAAGGCTTCAAAGTATCAGATGAGATAAATGACAAACTGGTCGTAGACTTTGATTGTTCCCCGGACCAAGAGGAAGGCGAACATGTAAGCCAATTACTGGAGAAGCTCAGAGAGAAGAGAATAACCCTAATCAAGCTGTTTACTCCCTTGTTGAACTCGAAACTGGGTGATACTTCTGAAGACACTgcagctttgaaagattctcTGGCTAGAGCCCATAGAGAAAGGAGTACGTTGATTCAGGAGAATAAAATCCTGAACTCGACTCTTAAAGACATTAAACAACAATATCTTGATATTGTCAAAGTAAAGGATAGACTGGAATCTAAATCCTTGAGTAGAATAAACGGGAACACCGAGGAAGGTCAACCGGCGGAGAATAACATCAAACTAGAGCCTAGTGATGGTAACGACTCAGAAACAATTTCCACAACAGCTGCGAAAACAGAGACAAATGGTACTCCTGTAAATAATGAAACAACAGACCATGATGAGGATCTCCAGAATAATCTGGAAAAGGTAAAGCTGGAGAACAGCCTACTATTACAGCAATTGCAAGAAACACAGCAAAAACTATCAATAAATGAGAAGAAGCTCCATGAGTTGAATCTTGTGTTGAACAACCTATCTGGGGATATGCTACTAAAGAATAGTGTGGTATATAGTTCTCTTTATTCCAATTATAACGATTTGGAAGCAAAATTTAAAGAGCTGCAAGATGCCGATAAGCTTAACGTGGAGATTGTGTCAAAGTTACAGGCCAATAATTTAGAttttgagaagaagattgTCCAAGAATtcgaaaaggaaaagaacCTGCTACAGAAACAACTTGCCAAAAACGAACAAGATCTGGCAAGAATTAGAAGTAATAGGGACGAGCTGTTATCTCAGGTCAGCATGCTCAAGGCTGAAAAGGACAAGGATCTGCTGTATCAAGAGTTACAAAAGTTGATTGATATTCAGAACGCTAGAATAGATCAGTTATCTGCGGAGAAACAAGTGAATGAATTTGAGGATAAAGGTGAGGACAGAGATGtattattgaagaaaatccaGTTACTATTGgcagaattgaaagatattgaagctgttttcaagaagactAGAGAAATCGAATCTGAGAAACTCAAACAATATGTGGACTCTAGTTCAGTGATAACAAAGTTGACCACCGAAAAAAACAAGGCTGATCAGAAATACTTTGCCACAATGAGATTGAAGGATTCTTTGGCCATGGAaaacaagttgttgaaaacGAGTTTAAGCAAAAGTAAGGAGCTGATCGACAAGAACAAAGAGTTAATTGCGGAATATCAGTCCAAGGTCAATATTTTACAGAACGAACTTTTAACCACGTTGACCGAACTCAATAAGAAGACCAACGTTGATATTTCTACCATGcagaagagtttgaatGAACTGATCAATTCAAATACAATCTTGAAGCAACAGTTGTCTTTACGAGATGCCGAGGTTGAGAATAAGTCCCTTGAAGTTCTGGAAAAAGATGTTgaactcaaagaaaacaaaagactcattgaatcattgaagtttgaaaaggaaaaactAACTGATAGAATTCAAAGGTACCGAGAAACCAAATCGTTAGGTGACCTGGATGATCAATCTACCAGCCTGGAAAGTTTCCGTAAACTAGTTTACTGTGACATTTGCGAGcgaaatttcaagaaagttgCAGTCACTACATGCGGCCACACTTTCTGTAAGGAATGTATTGACGATAGGATCAACTCCAGAATGAGAAAATGCCCCAATTGCAATAAGCCTTTCAGCAAGATGGATGTCTTGGAGATTCATCTGTAG